In Streptomyces ambofaciens ATCC 23877, a single genomic region encodes these proteins:
- the paaN gene encoding phenylacetic acid degradation protein PaaN has protein sequence MAAELTAHQLIDRHRPTLDQALETIRTRAYWSPHPEHPKAYGENGSLDTAAGKAAFDALLGTRLDLGQPGTDDWVGGEVSPYGVELGVTYPHADVDVLLPAMRAGQKAWRDAGAELRAMVCLEVLKRISDRTMEFAQAVMHTSGQAFMMAFQAGGPHAQDRGLEAVAYAYAEQVRTPDTAEWTKPQGKRDPLALTKRFTPVPRGIGLVIGCNTFPTWNGYPGLFASLATGNAVLVKPHPRAVLPLALTVQAARAVLAEAGFDPNLVALATERPGEGIAKTLATRPEIRIIDYTGSTSFGDWLEANARQAQVFTEKAGVNTVIVESTDDYQGMLSNLAFSLSLYSGQMCTTPQNLLIPREGIRTDQGAKSYDEVTADLARAVDGLLGDDARANALLGAIVNPDVKARLEAAAGLGEVALASREVTNPDFPDAVVRTPVIVKLDGAKPDDEAAYTSECFGPVSFAVAVDSADHAVRLLRHSIREKGAMTVGAYTNDTQVEEAVREVCLEEAAQLSLNLTGGVYVNQTAAFSDFHGSGGNPAANAALCDGAFVANRFRVVEVRREA, from the coding sequence ATGGCCGCCGAACTCACCGCGCACCAGCTGATCGACCGGCACCGGCCGACCCTGGACCAGGCGCTGGAGACGATCCGCACGCGCGCGTACTGGTCCCCCCACCCCGAGCACCCCAAGGCCTACGGGGAGAACGGCAGCCTGGACACGGCCGCGGGCAAGGCCGCCTTCGACGCCCTGCTCGGCACCCGCCTCGACCTCGGCCAGCCCGGCACCGACGACTGGGTGGGCGGGGAGGTCTCCCCGTACGGCGTCGAGCTGGGCGTGACGTACCCGCACGCGGACGTCGACGTGCTGCTGCCCGCCATGCGGGCCGGCCAGAAGGCGTGGCGGGACGCGGGCGCCGAGCTGCGCGCCATGGTCTGCCTGGAGGTCCTCAAGCGGATCAGCGACCGGACGATGGAGTTCGCGCAGGCCGTCATGCACACCTCGGGACAGGCCTTCATGATGGCCTTCCAGGCGGGCGGCCCGCACGCGCAGGACCGCGGGCTGGAGGCGGTGGCGTACGCCTATGCGGAGCAGGTCCGCACCCCCGACACCGCGGAGTGGACCAAGCCGCAGGGCAAGCGCGACCCGCTGGCGCTGACCAAGCGGTTCACGCCGGTGCCGCGGGGCATCGGCCTGGTCATCGGCTGCAACACCTTCCCCACGTGGAACGGCTATCCGGGCCTCTTCGCCTCCCTCGCCACCGGCAACGCGGTCCTGGTCAAGCCCCACCCGCGCGCGGTGCTGCCGCTGGCGCTGACCGTGCAGGCCGCCCGCGCGGTCCTCGCCGAGGCCGGTTTCGACCCGAACCTGGTCGCGCTGGCCACCGAGCGTCCCGGCGAGGGCATCGCCAAGACCCTGGCGACCCGCCCCGAGATCCGGATCATCGACTACACCGGCTCCACCTCCTTCGGCGACTGGCTGGAGGCCAACGCCCGCCAGGCGCAGGTCTTCACGGAGAAGGCCGGCGTCAACACGGTCATCGTGGAGTCGACCGACGACTACCAGGGCATGCTCTCCAACCTGGCCTTCTCGCTGTCCCTCTACAGCGGCCAGATGTGCACCACCCCGCAGAACCTGCTCATCCCCCGCGAGGGCATCCGCACCGACCAGGGCGCCAAGTCCTACGACGAGGTGACCGCCGACCTGGCGCGGGCGGTGGACGGACTCCTCGGCGACGACGCCCGGGCGAACGCCCTGCTCGGCGCGATCGTCAACCCGGACGTCAAGGCCCGTCTGGAGGCCGCCGCCGGCCTCGGCGAGGTCGCCCTGGCCTCCCGCGAGGTGACCAACCCGGACTTCCCGGACGCGGTCGTGCGCACCCCGGTGATCGTCAAGCTGGACGGCGCCAAGCCGGACGACGAGGCCGCCTACACCAGCGAGTGCTTCGGCCCCGTCTCCTTCGCCGTCGCCGTCGACTCCGCGGACCACGCCGTGCGGCTGCTGCGGCACAGCATCCGGGAGAAGGGCGCGATGACGGTGGGCGCGTACACGAACGACACGCAGGTCGAGGAGGCCGTGCGGGAGGTCTGCCTGGAGGAGGCGGCCCAGCTCTCCCTCAACCTCACCG
- a CDS encoding 3-hydroxyacyl-CoA dehydrogenase translates to MTALDLSSPVAVVGTGTMGQGIAQVALVAGHPVRLYDAVAGRAREAADAIGARLDRLVEKERLTGAERDAARARLKPAEALGDLAGCALVVEAVLERLDVKRELFRALEDVVGDDCLLATNTSSLSVTAVGGALRVPGRFVGLHFFNPAPLLPLVEVVSGYATDAASATRAYETARAWGKTPVACADTPGFVVNRIARPFYAEAFAVFEERAADPTTIDAVLRESGGFRMGAFELTDLIGQDVNESVTRSVWEAFFQDVRFTPSLAQRRLVESGRLGRKSGQGWYDYRDGAGRPAPHTAEPADRPARVVVEGDLGPAAELVELIREAGIEVREESGDDRPFAPLAGAGALTLPGGGRLHLTGGQTSTELGDVVHFDLALDYRRATRVALAPSQTASPRTLAEATGLFQALGKQVSVIGDVPGMIVARTVARIVDLAHDAVARGVASAEDVDTAMRLGVNYPLGPVEWGRRLGPWWVHDLLGELHLREPTGRYAPSRALNRQAHLTDAGEDTPS, encoded by the coding sequence ATGACAGCACTCGACCTCAGCAGCCCCGTGGCCGTCGTCGGCACCGGCACCATGGGCCAGGGCATAGCCCAGGTGGCGCTGGTCGCGGGCCACCCCGTACGGCTGTACGACGCCGTCGCCGGGCGGGCCCGGGAAGCGGCCGACGCGATCGGCGCCAGGCTCGACCGGCTCGTCGAGAAAGAGCGGCTCACGGGCGCCGAGCGGGACGCGGCCCGCGCCCGGCTGAAGCCCGCCGAGGCGCTCGGCGACCTCGCCGGCTGCGCACTGGTCGTCGAGGCGGTCCTGGAGCGGCTGGACGTCAAGCGGGAACTGTTCCGTGCGCTGGAGGACGTGGTCGGCGACGACTGCCTGCTCGCCACCAACACCTCCTCCCTGTCCGTCACCGCCGTCGGTGGCGCGCTGCGCGTACCCGGCCGCTTCGTCGGCCTGCACTTCTTCAATCCCGCGCCCCTCCTGCCGCTGGTGGAGGTGGTCTCCGGGTACGCGACCGACGCCGCGTCGGCCACGCGCGCGTACGAGACGGCCCGCGCCTGGGGCAAGACCCCGGTCGCCTGCGCCGACACCCCCGGCTTCGTCGTCAACCGCATCGCCCGGCCCTTCTACGCGGAGGCCTTCGCGGTGTTCGAGGAGCGGGCCGCCGACCCCACCACCATCGACGCGGTGCTGCGCGAGTCGGGCGGCTTCAGGATGGGCGCCTTCGAGCTGACCGACCTCATCGGGCAGGACGTCAACGAGTCCGTCACGCGCTCCGTGTGGGAGGCGTTCTTCCAGGACGTGCGGTTCACGCCGTCCCTGGCCCAGCGCCGCCTCGTCGAGTCCGGCCGGCTCGGGCGCAAGAGCGGGCAGGGCTGGTACGACTACCGGGACGGGGCCGGGCGGCCCGCGCCGCACACCGCCGAGCCCGCCGACCGGCCCGCCCGCGTGGTCGTCGAGGGCGACCTGGGGCCCGCCGCCGAGCTGGTCGAGCTGATCCGTGAGGCGGGCATCGAGGTCCGCGAGGAGAGCGGCGACGACCGGCCGTTCGCGCCGCTCGCCGGGGCCGGGGCGCTCACCCTGCCCGGCGGCGGACGGCTGCACCTCACCGGAGGGCAGACCTCCACCGAGCTGGGCGACGTCGTCCACTTCGACCTCGCCCTCGACTACCGGCGGGCCACGCGCGTCGCCCTGGCCCCCTCCCAGACCGCCTCGCCCCGCACCCTGGCCGAGGCCACCGGCCTCTTCCAGGCGCTCGGCAAGCAGGTCAGCGTCATCGGCGACGTGCCCGGCATGATCGTGGCGCGCACGGTCGCGCGGATCGTCGACCTCGCGCACGACGCGGTCGCCCGGGGGGTGGCCTCCGCCGAGGACGTCGACACCGCGATGCGCCTCGGTGTGAACTATCCCCTCGGGCCCGTCGAGTGGGGCCGCCGG